One Vespula pensylvanica isolate Volc-1 chromosome 3, ASM1446617v1, whole genome shotgun sequence DNA window includes the following coding sequences:
- the LOC122627451 gene encoding apoptosis-inducing factor 1, mitochondrial isoform X2, translating into MVTGRMISSTEWFTDKFGSQPDTKKKKDIVKRDKRSKSVVKSPAVSKLIPQEVPYLLIGGGTAAFSAFRSIKSRDPKAKVLVISEEESFPYMRPPLSKELWYNTDRATSAKLNFKQWNGTQRSLFYEPREFYTNVDKLMELDKGGVAVATGWKVTKIDATNKIAVLDDGYEIKYDKCLIATGASPNNLPIFESAQDEVKDKIIAYRTEQDFLELEENLHNPNCKNIVIIGGGFLGSELACSLARNYQDKKIIQIYKENYIMAQVLPEYLSEWTTKKAMAEGVNCIPNIEVADFSYKNEKLSLILSDGNVIDADQVIVGIGVEANTDLATSSELEVHPIVGGFLVNAELEARSNLWVAGDAACFYDVRLGRRRVEHHDHAVISGRLAGENMTGAGKPYLHQSMFWSDLGPEVGYEAIGIIDSSLPTVGVFAKATEADTPKAALTEPTDEERATTQTETENTEETNSQNDIESLNSKNENKNMEKESKKHSDFEKGVIFYLRDDVVVGILLWNIFHRMSIARQVLARGTKYDDLNEVAKLFSIHDD; encoded by the exons ATGGTAACGGGAAGAATG atATCTTCTACAGAATGGTTTACGGATAAATTTGGTTCACAGCCTGAcacaaaaa aaaaaaaagatatagtgaaaagagataaaagatcaAAGAGTGTAGTAAAATCTCCAGCTGTATCCAAATTAATACCTCAAGAAGTACCTTACTTATTAATAGGTGGAGGAACTGCTGCATTTTCAGCATTTAGGTCAATTAAATCTAGGGATCCCAAAGCTAAG GTTTTAGTAATAAGTGAGGAAGAAAGTTTCCCATATATGAGGCCTCCATTGTCTAAAGAACTATGGTATAATACAGATAGGGCAACAAGTgcaaaattgaattttaaacaGTGGAATGGAACACAAAGGAG tcTTTTTTATGAACCACGtgaattttatacgaatgtTGACAAGTTAATGGAATTAGACAAAGGTGGAGTAGCTGTAGCAACAGGTTGGAAAGTAACCAAAATTGATGCTACGAATAAGATTGCTGTGCTCGATGATGGTTATGAAATTAAGTATGACAAGTGTCTTATAGCAACag gTGCTTCGCCTAACAATCTTCCTATATTTGAATCTGCTCAGGAtgaagtaaaagataaaattatagcTTATAGAACAGAACAAGATTTTCttgaattagaagaaaatcttCACAATcctaattgtaaaaatatagttattattGGAGGTGGTTTCCTTGGTTCTGAGCTAGCTTGTTCTCTTGCAAGAAATT aTCAAGATAAGAAGATTATCCAAATTTACaaggaaaattatattatggcTCAAGTATTACCTGAGTATTTGAGTGAATGGACAACAAAGAAAGCTATGGCAGAAGGGGTAAATTGTATACCAAATATAGAGGTTGCAGATTTTTCGTACAAAAATGAGAAACTCAGTCTTATCCTATCTGATGGCAATGTA ATTGATGCAGATCAAGTAATAGTAGGTATAGGAGTTGAAGCAAATACAGATTTGGCAACATCTTCAGAATTAGAAGTACATCCTATTGTAGGAGGTTTTCTTGTTAATGCCGAATTAGAAGCAAGAAGTAATCTTTGGGTTGCTGGAGATGCTGCATGCTTTTATGATGTTAGATTGGGTAGACGAAGAGTAGAACACCATGACCATGCTGTAATTTCGGGTAGATTAGCTGGAGAAAATATGACTGGTGCAG gaaAACCTTATTTGCATCAATCTATGTTCTGGTCTGATCTAGGACCAGAGGTTGGATATGAAGCAATCGGTATTATAGATTCATCTTTACCAACTGTAGGAGTATTTGCAAAAGCAACAGAAGCGGATACACCAAAAGCAGCTCTTACTGAACCCACAGATGAAgag AGAGCTACAACacagacagaaacagaaaatacAGAAGAAACAAATTCGCAAAATGATATAGAATctttaaattcaaaaaatgagaataaaaacaTGGAAAAGGAATCTAAAAAACATAGTGACTTTGAAAAAGGTGTTATATTCTATTTACGAGATGATGTTGTGGTTGGCATTTTACTTTGgaatatatttcatcgtaTGTCTATAGCTAGACAG GTATTGGCAAGAGGTACAAAATACGATGATCTAAATGAAGTAGCGAAACTATTTTCTATTCATGACGACTAA
- the LOC122627451 gene encoding apoptosis-inducing factor 1, mitochondrial isoform X1, translating into MLSCGRVIEQLSKVTRHAHVNHSYRALKYVGIFSVNRLWYSNNANNKKPYKPPGTTIKPEECVPEFRYSNPKRPLPACEAQRGGTCPPTCRPDYTQEDGNGKNGKFPNWKHLLATLIIAGVTIYAISSTEWFTDKFGSQPDTKKKKDIVKRDKRSKSVVKSPAVSKLIPQEVPYLLIGGGTAAFSAFRSIKSRDPKAKVLVISEEESFPYMRPPLSKELWYNTDRATSAKLNFKQWNGTQRSLFYEPREFYTNVDKLMELDKGGVAVATGWKVTKIDATNKIAVLDDGYEIKYDKCLIATGASPNNLPIFESAQDEVKDKIIAYRTEQDFLELEENLHNPNCKNIVIIGGGFLGSELACSLARNYQDKKIIQIYKENYIMAQVLPEYLSEWTTKKAMAEGVNCIPNIEVADFSYKNEKLSLILSDGNVIDADQVIVGIGVEANTDLATSSELEVHPIVGGFLVNAELEARSNLWVAGDAACFYDVRLGRRRVEHHDHAVISGRLAGENMTGAGKPYLHQSMFWSDLGPEVGYEAIGIIDSSLPTVGVFAKATEADTPKAALTEPTDEERATTQTETENTEETNSQNDIESLNSKNENKNMEKESKKHSDFEKGVIFYLRDDVVVGILLWNIFHRMSIARQVLARGTKYDDLNEVAKLFSIHDD; encoded by the exons ATGTTAAGCTGTGGTAGAGTTATTGAACAATTGTCGAAAGTAACAAGGCACGCACATGTTAATCATTCCTATCGAGCTTTAAAATATGTTG gCATTTTCAGTGTTAATAGATTGTGGTATAGTaataatgcaaataataaGAAGCCATATAAGCCACCGGGTACTACGATAAAACCAGAGGAATGTGTACCAGAGTTTAGATATTCTAATCCAAAGAGACCACTTCCAGCTTGTGAAGCTCAACGTGGTGGTACTTGCCCACCTACTTGTAGACCAGATTATACCCAAGAAGATGGTAACGGGAAGAATGGTAAATTTCCAAATTGGAAACATTTACTGGCCACCTTGATCATAGCAGGAGTGACTATATATGCg atATCTTCTACAGAATGGTTTACGGATAAATTTGGTTCACAGCCTGAcacaaaaa aaaaaaaagatatagtgaaaagagataaaagatcaAAGAGTGTAGTAAAATCTCCAGCTGTATCCAAATTAATACCTCAAGAAGTACCTTACTTATTAATAGGTGGAGGAACTGCTGCATTTTCAGCATTTAGGTCAATTAAATCTAGGGATCCCAAAGCTAAG GTTTTAGTAATAAGTGAGGAAGAAAGTTTCCCATATATGAGGCCTCCATTGTCTAAAGAACTATGGTATAATACAGATAGGGCAACAAGTgcaaaattgaattttaaacaGTGGAATGGAACACAAAGGAG tcTTTTTTATGAACCACGtgaattttatacgaatgtTGACAAGTTAATGGAATTAGACAAAGGTGGAGTAGCTGTAGCAACAGGTTGGAAAGTAACCAAAATTGATGCTACGAATAAGATTGCTGTGCTCGATGATGGTTATGAAATTAAGTATGACAAGTGTCTTATAGCAACag gTGCTTCGCCTAACAATCTTCCTATATTTGAATCTGCTCAGGAtgaagtaaaagataaaattatagcTTATAGAACAGAACAAGATTTTCttgaattagaagaaaatcttCACAATcctaattgtaaaaatatagttattattGGAGGTGGTTTCCTTGGTTCTGAGCTAGCTTGTTCTCTTGCAAGAAATT aTCAAGATAAGAAGATTATCCAAATTTACaaggaaaattatattatggcTCAAGTATTACCTGAGTATTTGAGTGAATGGACAACAAAGAAAGCTATGGCAGAAGGGGTAAATTGTATACCAAATATAGAGGTTGCAGATTTTTCGTACAAAAATGAGAAACTCAGTCTTATCCTATCTGATGGCAATGTA ATTGATGCAGATCAAGTAATAGTAGGTATAGGAGTTGAAGCAAATACAGATTTGGCAACATCTTCAGAATTAGAAGTACATCCTATTGTAGGAGGTTTTCTTGTTAATGCCGAATTAGAAGCAAGAAGTAATCTTTGGGTTGCTGGAGATGCTGCATGCTTTTATGATGTTAGATTGGGTAGACGAAGAGTAGAACACCATGACCATGCTGTAATTTCGGGTAGATTAGCTGGAGAAAATATGACTGGTGCAG gaaAACCTTATTTGCATCAATCTATGTTCTGGTCTGATCTAGGACCAGAGGTTGGATATGAAGCAATCGGTATTATAGATTCATCTTTACCAACTGTAGGAGTATTTGCAAAAGCAACAGAAGCGGATACACCAAAAGCAGCTCTTACTGAACCCACAGATGAAgag AGAGCTACAACacagacagaaacagaaaatacAGAAGAAACAAATTCGCAAAATGATATAGAATctttaaattcaaaaaatgagaataaaaacaTGGAAAAGGAATCTAAAAAACATAGTGACTTTGAAAAAGGTGTTATATTCTATTTACGAGATGATGTTGTGGTTGGCATTTTACTTTGgaatatatttcatcgtaTGTCTATAGCTAGACAG GTATTGGCAAGAGGTACAAAATACGATGATCTAAATGAAGTAGCGAAACTATTTTCTATTCATGACGACTAA
- the LOC122627452 gene encoding T-complex protein 11-like protein 1 has protein sequence MSDKDEKKNDEAKSNVDKLNIPIECPTSSRQIEDDNHVKQQGIQNMISGWTGASPPKFVSHEEIIRAANGMTNMALAHEIAVDKNFQLQKLEPDDGTFHRKVKEIMHKAFWNLLAEQLDEDPPIYTQAFILLKEIKDTLDELVLSHHSKIKENIKEVLDIDLIQQQAEKGVLDFRHYANYIISIMGKVCAPVRDEKIQELKEKEDVIETFKGIMEALQLMRLDLANFTITMMRPSIVASSIEYEKAKFAEFLKINTDGLHYTKKWLLKHLNEEEIANASSHDNSVRQITHRLLTEAYLDLLEWDFNPDAETLMLDQGRLVELRDKTSRLSIIGSILLLTNNTVGASIQGVAKFKISLKEDLTVLLDSVHSNKDLEKVMPNIVLQVIKDLKATLEEIGAGNLSTDLETSLEGQITDLIKPDHKIRSLVNLRIRQFLQRIIQSQSAIPQQVPIGLSSLQEELTAIAAQFLILVSHNRSVFGEYYQEIVSNVLSSTYNNDVVKKVEQENSIDS, from the exons ATGTCTGACAa agatgaaaagaaaaatgatgagGCAAAGTCCAATGTTGATAAGCTTAACATTCCTATCGAATGTCCAACTTCATCTCGCCAAATAGAAGATGATAACCATGTAAAAca acaaGGTATACAAAATATGATAAGCGGATGGACTGGAGCGTCTCCACCGAAGTTTGTGTCTCATGAAGAAATTATAAGAGCTGCAAATGGAATGACAAATATGGCTTTGGCACATGAAATTGCGgtggataaaaattttcaattacaaaAATTGGAACCAGATGATGGTACTTTTCAtagaaaagttaaagaaataatGCATAAGGCTTTTTGGAATTTGTTGGCAGAACAATTGGATGAAGATCCCCCGATTTATACACaggcttttattttattgaaagaaattaaagat acactGGATGAACTTGTATTATCACATCAttcaaaaattaaagagaatattaaagaAGTTCTTGATATTGATTTGATTCAACAGCAAGCGGAAAAAGGTGTATTAGATTTTCGCCATTAtgcaaattatattatttctattatggGCAAAGTTTGTGCACCGGTTagagatgaaaaaatacaagaactgaaagaaaaagaagatgttaTTGAAACATTCAAAGGCATAATGGAAGCTTTACAATTGATGAGATTGGATTTAGCAAACTTTACTATAACTATGATGAGACCAAGTATTGTTGCCTCAAGTATTGAATATGAAAAGGCTAAGTTTGCagagtttttaaaaattaatacagaTGGTTTGCATTATACTAAAAAATGGTTGTTGAAACATCttaatgaagaagaaattgCAAATGCTTCTAGTCATGATAATTCTGTGAGACAAATCACACATCGTCTTTTAACTGAAGCTTACCTTGATCTCCTGGAATGGGATTTTAATCCAGATGCAGAA ACTTTGATGCTTGATCAAGGTAGATTGGTAGAATTACGCGATAAGACCAGCAGATTGAGTATAATTGGTTctatattattgttaacaaATAATACCGTTGGTGCATCAATACAAGGTGTTGCTAAGTTCAAAATTAGTCTAAAAGAGGATTTAACAGTGTTATTAGATTCGGTACATTCAAACAA GGATTTAGAAAAGGTAATGCCAAACATTGTTTTGCAAGTGATAAAAGACCTTAAGGCAACATTAGAAGAAATTGGTGCTGGAAATTTATCAACTGATTTAGAAACATCATTGGAGGGGCAAATAACAGATTTGATTAAACCGGATCATAAGATTAGAAGCCTTGTTA ATTTGAGAATTAGACAATTTTTGCAAAGAATTATACAATCTCAGAGTGCTATTCCTCAGCAAGTACCAATTGGTCTTTCATCTCTACAAGAAGAATTAACAGCTATAGCAGCACAATTTTTAATACTCGTTTCTCATAACAGAAGTGTGTTTGGGGAATATTATCAAGAAATTGTCAGTAATGTACTTTCTTctacatataataatgatgTGGTAAAGAAGGTAGAACAAGAGAATTCAATTGATTCATAA